ACTCGGCGCGCGGCGTCGCATACGTATCGATCAACCGCTCCATCAGCGGAATCGCCGCGTACGAGGCGGCGTCGGCGAGCACCACGTTCAGCGCGAAGGTGGCCGTGCTGAGCGCGGCGCGGACATACGCGGACGAACCCGGCGGCGTGTCGATAATTACGACGTCCGACGGATCGAGCCGCAAGTTCTGCAACGCTTGCGCAAGCCAGTGCGGGTCCTGGTCGACGAGCGCCTCGAAGCGGCGGCGGTCGTCTTCGAGCACCGCGCCGTAGGGCAGCACGGTCACGCCGTCCAGACCGTCGAACAACACCGATTGCCACGGGTCGCCCGTCAGCGTGGCGCGCGACAAACCGTCGATGCTGTCGAGCGGCACGCCGAAGTGCAGACGCAGCGCGTTCTGCGGATCGAGGTCGATCGCGATCACGCGCCGGCCGCCGGCGGCCAGCACGCAAGCGAGATTGGCGGCGAGGGTGGTTTTACCGACCCCGCCTTTGGCGGACACCACCGCGATGACTTTCATGAGCGACGAGGGCCGTTGACCAGCCACGAGTTGGAAGGGGCGGGCGCGGCGGCGCCGGTGGCGCTGAGCGGAGCGGCGGCCGTTTGAGCGGGCGTGCCGCGCAGCCGGTCGAAGACCGAGTGCAGCGGCACGGCGGCGGCCTGGGACGCGGCGGGTTGCGGCGGCGTGGCGGCGGGTTCGGGGGTGAAGAGTTTGCCGAGGATCGAAGGCGGCGCGGCGGGGGCTGCGGGTGCAGCCGGGCGTGCCCAGGTTTGCGCGGCGGGTTGGACCGGCGGAATCGGTTGCGTGGCTGGCGCGCGAAACTGGGCGGCGGCGACCGGGGCGCTTGCAACAGGTGCAACAGCCGGCGCCACGGGCGGAGCCGAAGCCACCGGCACAGCAGCCCGCGTCGCCGGCGTAACGGCATCGATCTTCGCAACCGCTTCCGGCAGATCGAGCTCGCCGAAGCGCGAAGCACCGCGCGGTGCCGTGGACGGCGCCGCAGCCACCGCCACCGGCGGAATATCCCGCCGATGCGAGCGGGTGAACAACGGCGCTTTCGCGCGCGTCACCGAGGCGGCATCTTTAGGCGTGGCGTCGTGCGGATCGACGGCGAGCGGCGTTGCGGCCACCTGCGGCTGAGCCCGCGCCACGCGCTGTCCGATGGCGGGAATCGTCGGTTGACTCAGATCCAGCGTGACCAGTAAAGGCCAGCGCGTGCGCGCCGAGCGCGCCTCGTTTTCGCGGCCGATTTCCTGGTACGCATTGGCGTCGCCGCCGAAATGATCGAAAAGCTTCTCGATGTCGCTGGATGAACTCATAGTGCCACCGTCTTGTTCATGACTTGCGTAACCCCGACGCCGATAGGTACCTGCCTGCTTCCGGCGCTGGAAAGCGGATGCTGCCACTGCACGCGCACCGGTCTGGCGCGTTGTTCCACCGTCTGATGCTGCTCATGCAAAAGCAACCGCCAGGCAACCGCTATCGCCGCTGTCATTGCTACTGCTACTACGCCCATTCACGACCCGTCCGCAAGCCGCGTTCAACCCGGATGGCGCCCAAGCCGAAACTCGATTGCGGTGTCCTCACCGTAACCGCTCGTCTGCGCGACCGACAAGCCCTGCGCGCCCAACGCGCTCAACCACGTCTGATAGACGCCTTCGAGAAACGCCGGGGTCCACGTCAACGCGGTGCCGCCGAATGCGAGCAGCGGCGAGCAGTAGTGAACGATGCGCAACGACTCCGGTTCGTCCGCCAGTTCCACGTAGCCCCAATCCATCTCATGCCAGACCAGATTCAACGTGTGCGCGAGCTCGGCGGTCGAGCCGCAGGCCGGCAGCGGATGCGCGGCCGCGAAACGGCTGCCGACCCGGTGCATCAGTTGACGGAGTTCATCGCGACCGATCTGCGCTTCGAACTCGGTCGCCAGGGCGCTCAGCATGCCGCGCCACTGTGGCGAGATCTGGCGTTCCAGCAGGTAATCGAGAATGGAGACCATGTTTTCCGGGAAGCGGCCGTCGCGCCTCCTCGTTCAACAGGCGGGCGATGACGGCCAGTGCAAAAAAACGTGTTTCGGGAATCGCGTTTTGTGCGCGGCCAGGTTGCTTTTACCGGCTTGTCTGGTTTGTCAAACATTGTCAGACACAATTCGCAGGAGTCTACTTAAGACGTTAAGTTTTAGCCACTTTCCATTTGTCTTTTGATACGCGCAATCGATTGCGGCGGATGCAGCGCAACAACGTAATTTTTTCTGATTGCGTTGCAAGAGCGCTTTCGCCTGAGCGTACGTCGTAAGATCGACCGCATCACGTGGTCTAACGGCATTTCGCGCGGATGTTTTAGCTTTTCTTTTTCGTGTTAAATGCAACGCTACGCCATAAGAGCAGGGCATAGGCACACAATTGTCTACGCAGTCATTGTTTCCGATTCTTTCCTGCTTCTTGCCGTTGATCCATTCATTGCGATGCTCAATCCACTCAGTCTTCTGCTGGTCACCGTTTTGTCGAGCGCCATGGCGATGGCCGTGCTCGGCTCGTTGCGGCGCGCGGCCATTCCCGGCGTCGGTTGCTGGATCGCCGCAAACGCGCTCGCGATCGTCGCGCTGATCGCCTTCTCGCTGCAAGGTCACGCGCCGCGCTGGCTGACTTTCGTCGCGTCGAACATGTTGCTGGCCGTCTCGCCGTTGCTGGTGGTGGCGGGCTGCCGGCGTTTTCTCGCGCGCCCCGCGCGGCCCTGGGTGGCCTACGCCGGGTTGGCCGTTCTGTTCGCCGGGCTGTGTTACTGGACCTTCGCCGTGCCGGACTTCAACGCGCGCGTCACGCTGGTGTCGGTGTTTCACGCGATCCTGTATGCCGTGCTGGCCGTGACCCTGTTGCGCGGCCGGCCTTTGAACCGGCCGTGCTACAGCTATTACTTCCTCACGGTCGCGGCCGCGTTGCTATGTGCTGGTCATACCTTGCGCGGCGTGATGTACGGCTTCGGCTTGCTGGTGCAGACCAACCTGATGCAGGTCACGCCGTCCAACATTATTTTTCTCGCGATCGGGGTGCTGGCGCCGCCCTGTCTGTCGATCGGCGTGGTGATGCTCGCGCACGACCGGCTGGCCGAGCGGCTCGAACGTCTGGCCAACATCGACGATCTGACCGGCGTGCTGGCGCGCCGCGCGTTCCTGAAGCTCGGCGACGTGCTGCTCGACGCGTCGCGGCAAAGCGGTTTGCCGCTGGCGCTGGCGATCATCGACATCGATTCGTTCAAGGCCGTCAACGACCGGCACGGTCACGCGGCCGGCGACCAGGTGCTGAGTCATTTCGCGACGTTCGTGGCCGCTCATCTGCGGGACGGCGATGTGCTCGGCCGACTCGGCGGCGAAGAGTTCGGCGTACTCTGTCCGGCGACCGGCGCTGCCGAAGCGGTGAGTCTGCTGGACCGGCTGCGGGCCCGGCTGACCGCGGCGACGGCGGCCGAGTTGCCGCCCGGCGGCTTGCGCTACACCTTTAGCGTCGGCGTGGACCAGCATCGGCAGGATGAATCGCTCGCGCAGTTGATGGCGCGTGCCGACAACGCGCTGTATGCCGCCAAGGCGGCCGGCCGCAATCGCGTGATGGCCGCCACGGCGCAAGCCGCATGAGGGACGCGGGAACAGGGTGAGGCAACCCAACGGCCTGAAGCAGCCGTAAGCGAACAGGCGTTCGTATCGATTTGCGTGGAAAGGTTAAATATTTGTCAGATGTTTGCCGATAACCATGGGCAGAGTGACCGGAACGAGCCTGATACCCATCAATATGCTTTCGAACTCCACGCAACATCTGTCCGATTCCGGTTTACGCGATCGCTTCCATCGACGATCGCTCGAACACCAGCGCCCACTCTCCACGGTGACGATGGCGTTCACGGTGGTCGCGTTCCTATGCTTCGTCGGGGCGCGCAACCTGGTCGGCGGTCCGGCCGCGCCGCTCGCCTACCGGCTCACGTGCGCGCTCGTGCTCGCCCTGCTGGTGCTGGCGATTCCGCGCGCCCGAACCATCTGGCTGTTCGGCGCGATCGGCATCGTCTACCTGCAGGTGCTGGTGGCCGGCATGGCGCTGAACGTCGCCGGTGTCGAGGCGCCGCTGCTGTGGGTGCTGCCGGCGCTGGCGGTGATCCCCATCTGCGCCGCGCCGCTGTGGCTCACGCCCACGCATTTCTTCACCGGCACTGTGCTGTTCTATGCGGCAGCCCTCGCGCTGCTGTCCGGCGAGCCGCGCCCGCATGACGTGAACGTCGTCGTGTGGATGTGGATCGCGGCGATCGGCATGCCGACTTCAGCGGTGTTTCACTTCGGGTTCTACCGGTTCCGGCGCAACCACTTCCTCCTTGAGAGCCAACTGGCGCAACTCGCGGCGACCGATCCGCTGACCGGTCTGCAGAACCGCCGCGCGTTCGTCAAGCAGGCCGAGCGCCGGCTCGACGGCGGCGCGCCCGACGAGCGCATCAGCGCGATCTTTCTGGACATCGACAGTTTCAAATCGCTGAACGACCGCTTCGGTCATGCGGTCGGCGACCATGCGCTGTATCAGGTCGCTCAGGTGCTGATGGAGGAGACCTCGGCGGAAGACAGCGTGAGCCGGATCGGCGGCGAGGAGTTCGCGGTGCTGCGGCGCGACGGGCTGGCCGGCGCGTTGCATCTGGCCGAGCGGCTGCGCGGCGCGATCGCCGCGATCGAGCGGCCGGACGGACATCTGACCGCGAGCTTCGGCGTGGCCGAGCACCGGCGTGGCGAAAGCATCATGGTGCTGCTGGATCGCGCCGACGAAGCCTTGCTGCGCGCCAAGCACTCCGGGCGCAACCGCGTGTGCGCCGAACGCGCGCTGCCGCTCGAAGCGCTGCAACTGCTCGGCGACGATTTTGCCGCGGACGGGGAGGTGCGCCGGCATCGCTGGGAGGAGTATTACCTGACCTCGCACTTCCAGCCGCTCTACAGCCTGTCGCATCAGAAGCAGGTCGGCTTCGAGGCGTTGCTGCGCGGCGAACAGGACGACGGCACGCTAGTGCCGCCCGTGGTGCTGTTCGCGCCGAAGCCGTCCAGCGACGAAGGTGCGCTCGACCGCGCGAGTCATGCGGTCCATCTGGGCAATGCGCGCAAGTCGCTGCCCGCCGACGCGTGGCTGTTCCTCAATATTTTGCCGGCCACCTTCATCGCCGAGGGGTATGCGGATCAGCTCGCGAAGATCGTGCGGGCGGTCGGGCTCGATCCTGAACGCGTGATCCTCGAAATTCTCGAGTCGCATGGCGGCAGTGTGGACGACATGTCGCGCGCGGCGGCGTTGTATCGCGAGCACGGCTTCCTGATCGCCGTCGACGATTTCGGCGCCGGTCAGTCGAATCTCGACCGCTTGCTGCGCATTCGTCCGGACATCGTCAAGCTCGACGGCGAACTGATTCGCGCGACCAGCCACGGCACCGAACAGCCGATCCTGCCGAAGCTCGTCTCGCTGCTGCACCAGGCGGGCATGCTGGTGGTGGTCGAAGGCGTGGAGACGACCGAGGAGCTGATTCTCGCGGTGGAGTCGAACGTGGATTTCGCGCAAGGCTATCTGCTCGGGCGGCCGGCGGCGGAGATTGCGCCGCCGGAGTCGGTGCATCGGCGTATCGACGACGCGTTCGACGTGATCGCGCAAGGCCGCGCGCATCAGCATGCGTTGTTCGAGTCCGAAGTGGAGCCTTACCGGGTGGGTTTGCGCGCCGCCGCCGATTCGCTGCTCGCGGGTGTCGTGATGGACGACGCGTTTGCTGCGCTGTCGCGCTTCGAGCGCTGCATCAGTTGCTTCATTCTCGACGACTCCGGCCGACAGGTCGGGCCCGAAGTACCGGGGCCGGCGCACAACAGCAAGGGCGCGTCGCTGCATCCGGTCGCGAATCCGCGCGATGCGCGCTGGGATCATCGGCCGTATTTCCGCAACGCGGTGTTGCTGCCGGGCGTGGCGGTGGCGAGCAATCCGTATCTGTCGCTGGCGAGTGGCCGGCCGTGTGTCGCGGTGACGTTGGCGGTGCAGTTCGCGGCCGGGCGCTCGGTGATTGGCGTGGAGCTGGACTGGTCGGCGCTGGGGTTGCCGTGGCCGGCGGGGGATTAGCGACGGGGCCGGGGGGGCGCGTCTGGTAGTGAGCCGTTAGCGAGCCGTCCCGCCTTATAGGCAAACGGTGACCGATTGCCGGTCACCGAGCGGTCAACTCAATACCCGCCTTTAACCGGCGCCGCCGCACCCGCCGTGTTTTTATACGACGCCGCCAGATCCGCCGCCGCGCGACTCAGCAAACCCGTGTCCGTGCCTACCGCCACGAACGTCGCGCCCGCCGCGAGATAGTCGGCCGCGAGCGCCGGATCCGGCGCCAGCACACCTGCCGCCTTGCCCGCACGCCGCACGATGTCGATGCCTTGACGGATCGCTGCGCGCACGCCCGGATCGCCGGGTTTGCCCAGCAAGCCCATCGACGCACTCAAATCCGCCGGCCCGAAAAACACACCGTCGACGCCATCCACGGCCGCGATGGCCGGCAGGTTCTCCATGCCTTGCACGGTTTCCACCTGCACCAGCACGCACAACTCGCTAGCCGCCGCGTTCAGATAATCGGGAATCCGATTCCAGCGCGAGGCGCGCGCCAACGCGCTGCCCACACCCCGAATGCCTTGCGGCGGATAACGCGTGGCGGCGACCGCGTCGGCGGCTTGCGCGGCGGTATCGATCATGGGCAGCAGCAGGGTTTGCGCGCCGATGTCGAGCAACTGCTTGATCAGCGCGCTGTCGCTGCGCACTGGCCGCACCACCGGATGCGACGGGTACGCGGCCACGGCCTGCAATTGCGCGAGCGTGCTGCGCACGTCGTTCGGTGCATGTTCGTTGTCGATCAGCAGCCAGTCGAAACCGGCCGTGGCCAGCAATTCGGTGACGTACCCATCGGCGAGCGCGGCCCACAGACCGAACTGCGGTTGGCCTTCGCTCAGCGCGCGTTTGAAGGGGTTGTGCGGTAGGGATAGGGACATAAGCCGCCTCAGATGAAATTCAAACCGATGCCGCCTAGCGGACCGTAGTCGACATGGAACGTGTCGCCCGCGCGCGCCGGGATCGGGCTCGTGAACGAACCGCTCAGGATCACGTCGTTGGCGTTCAGCGATTCGTCGTAGGGAGCGATCTTGTTTGCGAGCCAGGCCACGCCGGTCGCGGGATGGTTGAGCACGGCGGCGGCGAGACCGCTTTCTTCGACTGCGCCATTCTTGTACAGCAGCGCGCCGACCCAGCGCAGGTCGACGTCCAGCGGTCGCACCGGTCGCCCGCCGAGCACGATGCCCGCATTGGCCGCGAAGTCCGAGATCGTGTCGTAGACCTTGCGCGGTGCCTTGGTGTCACGGTCGAACTGTTCGATGCGCGCGTCGATGATCTCCACCGCGGGGGTTACGTAGGCGGTGGCGTCGAGCACGTCGAACAGCGTCACGCCGGGGCCTTTCAGCGGCTTGCTCAGCACGAACGCCAGTTCGACTTCCACGCGCGGGGAGATGAAGCGATCCGCGCGAATGTCCTGGCCGGCCTCGATAAACATGCTGTCGAGCAACGGCGCGTAATCGGGTTCGTCGATCTGCGACGAACGCTGCATGGCGCGCGACGTCAGGCCGATCTTGCGGCCCTTGATCACGTGGCCGGCGGCGAGTTTGAGCTTGACCCACTCGCGTTGAATCGCGTAGCCGTCCTGGACGGTCATGGTCGGAAACCGGGCGGAGAAGTGGCGCAGTTGCGTGCGGGTTTTCTCGGCGTGGTCGAGTTCTGCCGCGAGGTCGCGGATAGTCTGTTCGTCTAGCATGATGGGTTCTCGATGAGCCGCGTTTTTCCGGCCTTTTTAGGCCTTGAGCCGTGCGTGCAGATTGTTGTGCTTCCATGTGCCGGCTTCGCTGAACTCGTTGATTTCCAGCGACAACGCGAGGCCGTGCTGCTCGAATTCCGTGGCGAAGTGCTGTTTGATCAGCGCGAACAGGGCTTCGCCGGTGGCCTTTTTAGCGGCCTCCGAGCGGCCCGCGCCGATCTTCAGATTCGCGTGCAGGAACGCGGCGTCGGGGCGGCCGTCGGCAATGCAGTACTGTTCGCAGCGCAACGCGCGCACGCGGATGCCGCCGAGCGGATAGACCCGTTGTTCGTTTTCGCGCTGGGCGTCGAGGCACTGCGCGAGTGCGTTGCACAGTTGCCCGATGCTGTCGGCGTTCGCGAGATTGGCGCTGTATTCGAGTGTGAGATGCGGCACGTTAGGCTCCTAACTCTGATTCAGGCGACTTCAAACGGGCAGCGGCGTGACCGGAAAGATCGCATTGATCTGGCCGGTGCCCGAACTGCCGAAATACGGCGTGACGACTTCCACCTTGCCGTCGTAGCGATCCCAACCGAGTGCGCCGAGCAGCATCGCGGTGTCGTGCATGCCGCCTTCGCCCCAACATTTCTCGTTGTAGAGCGGCAGCATTTCGCAGAAGGTTTTCCAGTCGCCGGCTTCCCACATCTCGACCACTTTGCGGTCCATCTGTTCGAGGAACGGGTTCCACACCTTATGCATGAACTGCTCGGCGGTGCCGTTATCGGCGAAGTGGTGGCTGAGCGACCCGCTCGCCAGAATCGCGACGGTGCCGTCGTAGCGCTCTTCGATCGCCTTGCGCACCGCGAGGCCGAAGCGGGCGCTGGTGGCGAGGTCGTGCCACATGCACCAGCCCGCTACCGAGACGGTCTTGAAGTGCTGATCGGCGTTCATATAGCGCATCGGCACCAGCGTGCCGTACTCGAGTTCGAGCGTGGTCTGGCTGTGCGCGCGGCTTTTCACGCCCATTTCGTTCGCGACTTCGGCGATCAGGTCACCGAGTCCGACATTGCCGGGGTACGCGTACGGCATGTTCTTGATGAAATGCGGCAGTTCGTTGCTGGTGTAGACGCCTTCGAAATTCGGCGCGCAATTGATGTGGTATTCGCTGTTCACCAGCCAGTGCACGTCGAACACCACGATCGTATCCACGCCCAGTTCACGGCAGCGGCGGCCGATTTCATGATGACCGTCGATCGCCGGTTGACGGCAGCCCTTATGCGGGCCGTCGAGTTCGGACAGATATAACGACGGGACGTGCGTGACTTTTGCTGCTAATGCGAGCGTGCCCACTTTGATCTCCTGTCGACCCGAGTTAGCGCTTCAGCGCTTACTCGGGTCCCATGGCGCTTTCCTTGATCTCCGCAACGCAGTTGCGGCGCTATGTCGTGTGGCGCCTCAAACGCCCCAGCGCGGAATGTGATGCGAGCCGAGCGACACGCAGACGTTCTTCGGTTCGAGGAACACTTCATAGCTCCACGTGCCGCCTTCGCGACCCACGCCGGAAGCTTTTGTACCGCCGAACGGCTGACGCAGATCGCGCACGTTCTGACTATTGACGAAGCACATGCCGGCTTCGACCGCCGCGGCGACGCGCAGCGCGCGACCCGTGCTCTCGGTCCAGATGTAGCTCGACAGACCGTACGAAATATCGTTCGCAAGTCTGATCGCCTCGGCTTCGTCGTCGAACGGAATCAGGCAGGCGACCGGGCCGAAGATTTCTTCCTGCGCAATGCGCATGCGGTTGTCGACGTCGACGAACACCGTCGGCTTCACGAAGTTGCCTTTGCGCATGGCGTCCGGCAAATCCGGCGCGTCGAGTCCGCCGCACGCGAGCGTCGCGCCTTCTTTCGGGCCGAGTTCGATATAGCTGCGCACTTTCGCCAGATGCCCCTGGCTGATCATCGGTCCGACGATCGTGCTGTCGGCGAGCGGATCGCCCACCGTCAGGCGCTTCGCACGCTCCACGAATCGCTCGGCGAATCGCGCGTAAATCGAGCGCTGCACGAGAATGCGCGAACCGGCGGTGCAGCGTTCGCCGTTGTTCGAGAAGATCATGAACACGGCGGCGTCGAGCGCGCGTTCGAAATCGGCGTCGTCGAAAATCACGAACGGCGACTTGCCGCCCAGTTCCATCGAAAACTTCTTCAGGCCGGCGGTCTGCACGATACGGTTGCCGGTCGCGGTCGATCCCGTGAACGACACGGCGTGCACGTCGGGATGCGCGACCAGCGGCTCGCCGGTGTCTTTGCCGAAACCGTGCACGACGTTCAGCACGCCCGCCGGAATGCCCGCTTCGAGCGCGAGCTGGCCGAGCATCGACGCGGTGAGCGGCGACAGCTCGCTCATCTTCAGCACCGCCGTGTTGCCGAAGGCGAGGCAGGGCGCAACCTTCCACGTGGCGGTCATGAACGGCACGTTCCACGGCGAGATCAGCGCGCACACGCCGACCGGATGGAACAGCGTGTAGTTCAGATGTGTCTCGGTCGGATACGTATGGCCGTCGACGCGCGTGCACATCTCGGCGAAGTAGTTGAAGTTGTCGGCGGCGCGCGGCACGAGTTGCTTGCGCGTTTGCGAGATCGTCTGACCCGTGTCCTTCGTTTCGGTCTCGGAGATCTCCGGCACGTTCTTCACGATCAGCTCGCCGAGCTTGCGGATCAGCTTCGCGCGCTCGGCGGCGGGTTTGGCGGCCCAGGCGGGGAACGCGTCTTTGGCCGCACGCACGGCGGCGTCCACTTCCTGCGCGCTGCCGCGGGCGACTTCGGCGAGCACCTCTTGCGTGGCCGGATTGACCGTTTCGAAGTAATCCTGCGCGGCGCTCGTTTTGCCGTTGATCAGATGGTCGATTCGCATTGCCTTGTCCTTTCTCTATTCACTGTCGATCAGGCGATCAGCCGATCAGGCGCGGCCGAAGTCCGCGTCGGAGGCGATCGTATTGACGAGACGGCCAAGGCCGTCGATTTCGCAGACCACTTCGTCGCCGGCATTCACGTTGACGATGCCTTCCGGCGTGCCGGTGAGGATCACGTCGCCGGGCGCGAGCGTCATGAAGCCGCTCAGGTATTCGATCAGCGCCGGAATGTCGGTGACGAGATCGCGCGTATTGCCGTGCTGCTGGCGGGTGCCGTTCACGAACGTGCGCAATTCCAGTTGCGTGACGTCGGCGATATCGGCGGCGTCGACGAACCAGGGGCCGAGCACCGTGCCGCCGTCGCGATTCTTCACGCGCAGGTTGGGGCGGTAGTAGTTTTCGAGGTAATCGCGGATCGCGTAGTCGTTGGCGATCATGTAGCCGGCCACGTGCTGCATGGCGTTTTCGCGCGTCACGTTCTGCGCGGTGCGGCCGATCACCACCGCCAGCTCGCACTCGTAGTGCATGAAGGCGACGCCGGCCGGGCGGCGCGTGAAGCCGCGATGGCCGATCACCGTGCCCGGTCCCTTGAGGAACACGAGTGGCTCTTCCTGCTTGCTGAACTGCAATTCCCTGGCATGCTCGGCGTAGTTCAAGCCGAGCGCGAAGATCGTGCCGACGTCGATCGGCGCGAGCCAGACCACTTCATTCTCGCGACACACGCGGCCATCGGCCAGGCGCACGCCTTGTGCATCCGGATAGGCTTCGTGAATCGCGCCTGCATACGCTACACGGCCGCGCATCATGACGGTTCTCCTGCGTGTTTTGTTGCACCCGCTGCCGCGTCTGAAGCGGCGACAAACGAAATGGTCAGCGGCGGCAAGCCGCCGATAGAGAGCGTGGCGGTGTCGCCGACATGCGCGACCGGCGAACCGTGCGGCACGCCGAGCGTGATGACGTCGCCTGCGCTGAGGGTCATGAAATCGGTGACGTCGGCGAGCAATCGCGCCACGTTGCGCACCGACGACGCCGTGTTCGCCGTGAACGGTTCAGCGCCGTTGAGCGACACGGTGATGTCGAGACGATCCGGCACGGCAACATGATGCGCTGCAACGACCGCCGGTCCGATCACGCAAAAACCGTCGCGCGCGCGGAACCGCACCGAAGGGCGGTACACGCTCGCATGCGGCACGCTAAGGTCGCCCACCAGCGTGTAACCGGCAACGTAGTCCAATGCGCGATCCGCGTCGACCCGTGTTGCAGTGCGGCCGATCACGATACCGAGCGACGCACCCACTTCCACGCCCAACGCGTTGTCCGGCACGACGACCCGAGCGCGATGCCCGGCGAACGTATTGCGCGGCTTCAGATACAGCACCGGCGCTTGCGGCGGCGCCTTGTACGGCGCGGCGTGCATCGCATCGCCGAGCGCCGCGAGCGCGGCGCGGTCGTTCAGCAAGGTTCCATAAACCGCGCCGCTAACCGGCGCGCGGCATGCCATGCCACGGCCCAGCAGGGCGGCCGCGCTGGCGGCGTCCACATCGCGAGGCAGCGCGTCGCCTTCGGGATGCAGCAGATGATCGGCAAGTGCAAACATAGTCTGGCGGTCTCTCGGCAAAAACACTAACATGTTAGTAGTATCGCGCTTGATATGATCCATGGTCAATAGTCATGTCGGCTGATCGCGGGTTTTCCCTTAAGCTTCGACGGCTGCTTTTTTAATTCCTCTTCGAACATGTCCGCTGCCTCCACCCGAGTTTTGCACCGCAACCTGCCCATGCTGTTGTTGCGCGCCCGAGAAAAAATGATGGAGCGTTTTCGTCCATTGATTACCGCGCATGGATTGACCGAGCAGCAATGGCGCGTGATCCGCGCGCTCAACGAGCACGGGCCGATGGAGCCGCGTCATATCTCCGACATCTGCACGATTTCGAGCCCGAGCATGGCCGGCGTGCTCGCGCGGATGGAGAGCATGGAACTGGTGATCAAGGAGCGTTTCGCGGAAGACCAGCGGCGCGTGCTGGTGTCGCTGACCGAGACCAGCGTGGACCTGGTGCGGGTGATTTCAAAAGATCTTGAAGCGCATTACCGCGAGTTGGAGCGCAAGGTCGGACCGGAGATCGTCGAACGGGTTTATCGCGCGGTGGACGATCTGCTGGCCGGTCTCGAAGAAGAGGACGAGTAACGCCGTGGCTCAGTTGCCTGCGTCGGCGGTCGTAGGATTGCCGGCGGTTTCCCGCAGGCCGAGCAGCCAGGGAATCTGACTCTTGTCGTGCATGCCGAGCTTCTTGTACGCGCAACGCAGATAGTGGCGCACGGTAGTCGGTGAAATCGCCATGCGTTGCGCGACTTCCTTGTGCGAGAGGCCATCGCCATACAGTTTGATCGCGCTGAGTTCGCGCGGACTCAACCGGTCGAGCG
This genomic stretch from Paraburkholderia bryophila harbors:
- the hpaE gene encoding 5-carboxymethyl-2-hydroxymuconate semialdehyde dehydrogenase, with the protein product MRIDHLINGKTSAAQDYFETVNPATQEVLAEVARGSAQEVDAAVRAAKDAFPAWAAKPAAERAKLIRKLGELIVKNVPEISETETKDTGQTISQTRKQLVPRAADNFNYFAEMCTRVDGHTYPTETHLNYTLFHPVGVCALISPWNVPFMTATWKVAPCLAFGNTAVLKMSELSPLTASMLGQLALEAGIPAGVLNVVHGFGKDTGEPLVAHPDVHAVSFTGSTATGNRIVQTAGLKKFSMELGGKSPFVIFDDADFERALDAAVFMIFSNNGERCTAGSRILVQRSIYARFAERFVERAKRLTVGDPLADSTIVGPMISQGHLAKVRSYIELGPKEGATLACGGLDAPDLPDAMRKGNFVKPTVFVDVDNRMRIAQEEIFGPVACLIPFDDEAEAIRLANDISYGLSSYIWTESTGRALRVAAAVEAGMCFVNSQNVRDLRQPFGGTKASGVGREGGTWSYEVFLEPKNVCVSLGSHHIPRWGV
- the hpaR gene encoding homoprotocatechuate degradation operon regulator HpaR, encoding MLLLRAREKMMERFRPLITAHGLTEQQWRVIRALNEHGPMEPRHISDICTISSPSMAGVLARMESMELVIKERFAEDQRRVLVSLTETSVDLVRVISKDLEAHYRELERKVGPEIVERVYRAVDDLLAGLEEEDE
- a CDS encoding 5-carboxymethyl-2-hydroxymuconate Delta-isomerase; amino-acid sequence: MPHLTLEYSANLANADSIGQLCNALAQCLDAQRENEQRVYPLGGIRVRALRCEQYCIADGRPDAAFLHANLKIGAGRSEAAKKATGEALFALIKQHFATEFEQHGLALSLEINEFSEAGTWKHNNLHARLKA
- the hpaD gene encoding 3,4-dihydroxyphenylacetate 2,3-dioxygenase: MGTLALAAKVTHVPSLYLSELDGPHKGCRQPAIDGHHEIGRRCRELGVDTIVVFDVHWLVNSEYHINCAPNFEGVYTSNELPHFIKNMPYAYPGNVGLGDLIAEVANEMGVKSRAHSQTTLELEYGTLVPMRYMNADQHFKTVSVAGWCMWHDLATSARFGLAVRKAIEERYDGTVAILASGSLSHHFADNGTAEQFMHKVWNPFLEQMDRKVVEMWEAGDWKTFCEMLPLYNEKCWGEGGMHDTAMLLGALGWDRYDGKVEVVTPYFGSSGTGQINAIFPVTPLPV
- a CDS encoding fumarylacetoacetate hydrolase family protein produces the protein MMRGRVAYAGAIHEAYPDAQGVRLADGRVCRENEVVWLAPIDVGTIFALGLNYAEHARELQFSKQEEPLVFLKGPGTVIGHRGFTRRPAGVAFMHYECELAVVIGRTAQNVTRENAMQHVAGYMIANDYAIRDYLENYYRPNLRVKNRDGGTVLGPWFVDAADIADVTQLELRTFVNGTRQQHGNTRDLVTDIPALIEYLSGFMTLAPGDVILTGTPEGIVNVNAGDEVVCEIDGLGRLVNTIASDADFGRA
- a CDS encoding fumarylacetoacetate hydrolase family protein, with the translated sequence MFALADHLLHPEGDALPRDVDAASAAALLGRGMACRAPVSGAVYGTLLNDRAALAALGDAMHAAPYKAPPQAPVLYLKPRNTFAGHRARVVVPDNALGVEVGASLGIVIGRTATRVDADRALDYVAGYTLVGDLSVPHASVYRPSVRFRARDGFCVIGPAVVAAHHVAVPDRLDITVSLNGAEPFTANTASSVRNVARLLADVTDFMTLSAGDVITLGVPHGSPVAHVGDTATLSIGGLPPLTISFVAASDAAAGATKHAGEPS